The Raphanus sativus cultivar WK10039 unplaced genomic scaffold, ASM80110v3 Scaffold4990, whole genome shotgun sequence region ATAatttggctgaagactgtgtggatgcgattgctgattttgtaaaaggtgttctacctgaggataatgttgctcctggttcatactacgaggttcagaaaCTGGTAGCTGGTCTTGGTTTATCGTAccaggtaatagatgtatgcagggataactgcatgatttattggagggcggatgagCAGCTGGAtgcatgcaaattttgtggaaaggctcgttataaagatacgggtggaagagttccagtgccatataaaaggatgtggtatttgccattgacggaaaggttgcagaggttgtatctgtccgaacgcacagcgcaaccaatgagatggcatgcggagcattcaacggatggtgagattagacatccttcagatgcaaaagcttGGAAGCATTTTCAATCGACCTATCCAGAATTTGCGTATGaaagaagaaatgtctaccttggattatgtacggatggtttcagcccatttGGGAAGCATgggagacaatattctctatggccagtcattctcacaccatacaacttaccgccaaacttgtgcttgcgtcgagagtttttgtttctctccattcttgttcccggaccagagcatcctagGAGATCACTTGATGT contains the following coding sequences:
- the LOC130507628 gene encoding uncharacterized protein LOC130507628, producing the protein MDPNTRLLTPEFENGLKEFMGKALNQPEAKSGMLRCPCSTCKNRKVIKQLDVWTHLYTRGFTRSYKIWYHHGETDYEYGSTSEPQPAVRLEEPIRMDVDYGVGTEQMVNDHFRGEDLPNTQARRFYDMLDAGKQPLYEGCRDGHSALSSATRLMSIKSDYNLAEDCVDAIADFVKGVLPEDNVAPGSYYEVQKLVAGLGLSYQVIDVCRDNCMIYWRADEQLDACKFCGKARYKDTGGRVPVPYKRMWYLPLTERLQRLYLSERTAQPMRWHAEHSTDGEIRHPSDAKAWKHFQSTYPEFAYERRNVYLGLCTDGFSPFGKHGRQYSLWPVILTPYNLPPNLCLRREFLFLSILVPGPEHPRRSLDVFLQC